The sequence ACCTTGCCCGACTACCAGCTTCTCGACAGCCTCGCGGTTCAGGCGGATGGCGCGATCTGCGTGGCTACCCTGATGCGGGGCGGCATCAGCATCGTGCCCGCGATGGGTGGCGACGTGACCTATGTCGCCGGACCGGGCGATCCCTACATCACCAACATCTGCTTCGGCGGGCCCGAGATGCGGGACGCATGGATCACCGCCTCCGGGACCGGGTGCCTGTACCACGCGCACTGGCCGACGCCCGGCCTGCGGCTGAATTTCAACGGCTGACGCGGCCGCGGCTTGCCTCACCGCCCGAACGACCCACGTACCCCCCGGTACAGGGGAGACACCTTTCATGTTCAGGACACTTATTCTGGCCTGCCTGCTGCTGGCCACCGCGGCACAGGCGAACGACTGGGAGGCGCTGGATCAGCCCGGCGCAATGGCGATCATGCGGCACGCGCTGGCCCCCGGCGTCGGCGATCCGGACACCTTCGCCCTGGACGACTGCAGCACGCAGCGCAATCTCGACGCGCGCGGGCGGGCGCAGACCGAACGGATCGGCGCCGCCTTCCGCGAACGCGGCCACAGCTTTGATAAGGTGCTCACCAGCCAGTGGTGCCGCACCCGCGAAACCGCCGAACTGCTCGACCTCGGACCGGTAGAGGACGCGCCGCCGCTCAATTCGTTCTTTCGCGGCCGTGGCGACAGGGGCGGTCAGACGGACGAGACGCTGGCCCTGATCGTGAATGCCGACGGCCCGCTGATGCTGGTCACGCACCAGGTGAACATTTCGGCCCTCACCGGGCGCGCCACACGCTCCGGCGAGGTTCTGGTGTTTCGGCTGGTCGACGGCGTGCCGGAAGTGACGGGCAGCATCCTGATCGCACCCTGAACCGCTCAGGCCACTGCGGACAGACCTGCATCCAGCGCGTCGAGAATGGTGTCGACATGACCTTCGCTGACCACCAGCGGCGGCGACAGGATGATATTCGACCCCGATATGCGCACCATCGCCCCGTTCTCGTAGGTCACCTGGTGCAGGGTCGCGAGCAGCTTCTTGTCCACGCCTGCCTTGGTCGCAGGGTCCGACGTCAGTTCGATTGCCGACATCAGCCCGTGCCCCCCGCGCACGTCACCGATCAGCGGGTGTTTTTCCGCCAGCCGTGTCAGCCCCTCGAACATCTGGGTGCCGCGTGCGGCGGCATTGTCCTTGACTTGCAGACGCTCGGTTTCCTGAAGGCAGGCGATGGCCGCCGCCGCGCCGACGGGGTGACCCGAATAGGTATAGCCGGATGCGATGGCGCCCTTGCCGGTCTTGTCGTTCTCGAACACCTCGCCAATCGCGTCCGAGATCATGACGGCACCAAAGGGGAAGTAGCCGTTGGTGATCGCCTTGGCGGTGCAGCTCATGTCCGGCTTCACGCCCCAATGGCGCGAACCGGTCCAGTCGCCGGTCCTGCCGAAGGCCGTGATCACCTCGTCCGCGATCAACAGGATCCCGTGCCGGTCGCAGATCTCGCGCACGCCGGGCATGAAACTCGCGTGCGGCGGAATCACGCCGCCCGCGCCCAGCACCGGCTCCATCACGAAGGCCGCGATCGTTTCCGCCCCCTGAAAGGCGATCTCGTCCTCCAGCGCCGCAAGGCAGAGCTGCGCCAGCTTCTCGGGATCGGTCTCGTTGAACGGGTTGCGGTAGGTATAGGGGGCCGGGATGTGAAAACAGCCCGGCATCAGCGGTTCGTACTGGGTGCGGAAATTCGCGTTGCCGTTGACGCTGGCGGCAAGCGTATGGGTGCCGTGATACCCCTTCTTCAGCGACAGGTACTTCACCCGGCCCGCCTCGCCCCGGATCTTGTGGTACTGCCGGGCGAGGCGCAGGGCGATCTCCATCGAATCCGATCCGCCGGAGGTGAAGAAGGCGCGGCTCAATCCGTCGGGCGCGAAGAAGTCCTTGAGCATCTGGCTCAGTTCGATCACGGCGTCGTTGGACGTGCCGCGGAAGATCGAATAATAGGGCAGCTTGTCCAGCTGGGCCGAGATCGCCTCTTTCACCGGGGCGCAGGAATAGCCGAGGTTCACGTTCCACAGACCGCCCACCGCGTCCACGGTACGATGTCCGTCGACATCGGTGATCTCGACCCCCTCGCCGCCGACGATGATCTGGGGCGGATTGGCAAGGCTGTCCGCGGGATGGGTCATCGGGTGCCAGAGGTTGCGGGCGTTGTGCTCCTTGAGGAAGTTCGAATCTTTCATCTGATGTCCTTTACTGATCGGCGCGGGACGGCGCCTTGGCGGCGCCGTTCCTCGCGGTGAATTCGGGGTAGCGTCCGCCGAGGCTCTGCGTCGCCGCCTGGGCGGCGGCACGCAACCGCGGTGTGATATGCGCCATCATCTGCGGCGTGGCGCGGGCGCGTGGCACGGCGACCGACAGTGCGCCGATGACCCGTCCGTGGTGTCCGAACAGCGGCGCGCCCTGAGAGGTCACCTCGGTGTCGAAGGCACTGTCGAGCTGGCTGATCCCCCCCTTTCGCACCTCCTCCAGCATGTCGCGCAGCACCGCCGGATCCGTGATCGTCTTGTCGGTCATGGCGCGCAGGGTCTGACCGAGAACGCGGTCGGTGGTTTCCACCCCGGAGAAAGCCAGCACGGCAAGGCCGCTCGACGTCGCGTGCAGGGGCAGCATCTCTGCCGCGTCGAAGGAAACCTGCGTGCCATGACGCAACGGGTCGAAGTGAAAAACCGACGACAGCATGTCCCCCTGCAGGAGCGACGCGTGGGCGAGTTCGCCGATGTCTTCGGCCAGTTCGGTCACGATCGGCCGCAGAAGGCGGCGCACCGGAAACGCCGCCTCGCGCACTGCGGTAAGCCGCAGCAGCGCCGGCCCCAGCCGGTAGGCGCGCGATATCGCGTCCTGTTCCAGAAACCCGTTCTGTTCCAATTCGGTCAGATGCCGATGCACGGTCGCCTTGTCCCGGCCCGTGAGCCGGACGAAATCGCCCAGACCGATCTCGGACCGGGCCTTGGTGAAATGGTCAAGCAGTTCGAGCGCCTTGGTGATCGTCCCCATCAGGCCGCGCCCCCCCGGGCCGCTGCATGTTCGAAGAAACGCGCGATCTCCTCGGCGAAAGCCGCCTGATCCGCCTCCCGCGTGAGGGAGGCACGGGCCCGTTCGGTTGCCTCCGCGCCAACCTCGTCGGCGTAGAATTCCACCAGTGCGTTCATGAAATCATGGGTCATCTCGGGATGGTGCTGCACCGTCATCACGGTATCGCCGAGCGCGAAGCCGGCGACGGGGCAATCCGGCCCCTCGAATACGACGGTCGCCCCTTCGGGCACCGCACCGACCTGTTCCATGTGCGAGCCGTAAAGCGCGAAGCCTTTTTCCACACCGGCCCAGGGCGTCGGCTGCCCGCGTCGGACAGATAGCAGCCCATGCCCCCATCCGGCGGGATTCGCGACAATCGGCGCACCGAGCGCGGCAGCGATGACCTGGTGCCCGAAACAGGCCCCGAACAGCGGCTGGCGCGCGGCGATCATGTCGCGGATCAGTTCCTCGAGCCGGAGCATCCACGGCGTGCGGTCGTTCACCGACGCGGGGCTGCCGGTGATCATCGCCCCGTCGTAGGCGGCGATGTCGTCGGGAAAGCTGTCGCGGCAGACCCAGAACGTGTCACAGCGCCAGTCCGGGCGGGCGATATGGAGGAGGTCGGCGAATTTCTCTCCGTCGTCGGGCCAGGCGTGGGCAAACACGCTGTCGTCGGTATTGGTGACAAGGATGGCGATGCGCATGTCAGACGAACCAGACATAGAAATCGAGAAGGGCATTGGGTTCCATGTCACGCGTCTTGCGATATTCGCGCTCCTTCATGAAGACCTGATGCGCCACCAATTCGCGGCCCACCGCCTCGGACAGGACGGTGTCCGCCTCGAGATCCCTTGCCGCCTGCCGCAGGTGCGGCGCCACCCCCTGTTTCGCATCGGTCCGGTCGAAACCGTCGCCGGTCTCGATCGGTGGCAATGCCAGCTTGCCCTCGTAGCCAAGGCGCGCGGCCTGCAGCACCGCGGCGGTGGCGGTATAGGGGTTGGCGCTGGCATCCGCCATGCGGTGCTCCAGCCGTGCCTTGGCCCCGCCCTCGCAGGACACCCGCGTGGTGACGGCCCGGTGGTCGCCGCCCCAGTTCTGCCAGTAGCCCGACAGCGACCCCGGTTGCAGGCGCAGGTAGGATGTCGCGGTGGGCGCCAGAAGACCGGCCAGCCCCTTGTGATGATGCACCAGTCCGGCAAGGCAGCCACGCGACAGGTCGTTGAGGTGATCCGGCCCGCCTTTCGGGCCGGTGGCCAAGGCGTTTCTGCCCGTCTCGTCCACGAAGGAGAAGTTGATGTGCATCCCCGATCCGCCCGTCTCGGCGATGGGCTTTGGCAGGAAGGTCAGGATGATCCCGTGGTCGAGCGCGATCTCGCGCGCCATCAGCCGGAACAGCACGATGTCGTCCACCGCCCTGAGCGCGTCGTCGAAGGTCAGCGTGTATTCGAACTGCGGGCTGTCGTATTCCGCCGTGATCATGTCGAGGTGAAAGCCCATTTCCTCGGCCTTGCGCCAGATCACGTCGTTGAAGCGCATCGGGTCCGCGAAGGGACCGGTTCCGTAGACCACACCGCCCGGCGCATCGTAGGGGCGCAGACGCCCCTGTTCGTCACCCTGCAGCGCATAGGCTTCCAGTTCGATCCCCACCTTGGGGGTCAGGCCGTGGCGGCCCCAGTCCGCGATGGCGCGTTTCAACGCCCCGCGCGGGCACAGCGGCAAGGGCACACCGTCGGTGTCGTAGAGATCGCCCAGCACGACACGCGTTCCCGGCTCCCAGCTTTGACGGATGTCGTCCCCACGCCAGCGCAGTTCCATGTCGGGCATCCCATCGCGCACCATGGCGTGCGGCGCGTCCAGCAGCAGATCCCGGTCGTAGTGCACGCCGAAGGTCGCGCGGGCAAAGCGCGTGTCATTGTCGCCGATCTTCGATCCCGGCAGGTACTTGCCGCGCGGGATCGACAGGTGGTCGACGAAGAGGGCGCGAAGTCGGTCAGTCATGGCAACCTCAGTTCAGGGTGACGCGCACGGGAAGACGCTTGATCCCGCCGACGAAATTGGATCGGACGAAGGCTTCGGGCCCCGCCGGTTCGATGCCCTTGATCCGCTTGACCAGTTCTTCGAACAAAACCCGGACCTCGAGCCGCGCCAGATGCATCCCGAGGCAGACATGCGGCCCGCCCTGCCCCCACCCCAGCTGGCGGTTCGGTTTGCGCGCGAAGGTCAGCCTGTAGGGATCCTCGAACATTTCCTCGTCCCTGTTGGCCGAAACGAACCAGTAAAGCACCTTGTCCCCGGCCCTGATCTGCTGGCCGTGGACCTCCACGTCGCGGGTTGCGGTGCGGCGGAAGTACGTCGCGGGCGATGCCCAGCGCACGATCTCGTCCGGGGCCGTGCCCCACACCTCGCCCGATTTCATCTCTTCCAGCAGACCCGGCTGACGGGCCAGCGCCTGTATTCCGGCGGCGATGGAATAACGCGTAGTATCGTTGCCCGCCGCCACCAGCAGGCAGAAGAAATTGCGGAACTCGGTTTCGGAAATCGTCTCGCCGTTCTCGTCCGGCTTCAGGATCAGGTGCAGGATGCCGCTTGTATCGCCCGCCGCGTTCTTCTTTTCCATCAGGTCGCGGGCGTACTCGTAGAGCTCCGCCCCCGCGGGAGAGTTGAAGGGCATCAGCCGGTAGGCGTCGGTGTCCAGCTTGTCGGCCACGTGGTCGGTGAAGTCGGGGTCGGTGTTGGCCATCAGCGCATCCCCCTTGTCCACCAGCCAGGGCAGATCCTCTTCGGGGGTGCCGAGGATCTGGCCCAGCATCCGCATAGGCAGTTCGCGGGCGATCTCGCGGGTGGCGCAGAATTCGCCTTTCTCAAGGGCCGCATCTAGGATCGGGTGGCAAAGGTCGCGGATCTGATCCTCGAAGCCCGCCACCACCTGCGGAGAGAATGCCTTGGCCACCTTCATGCGCACCTTGCGATGTTCGCTGCCGTCCGTTTCCTGAAAGGTGCGGCGGGCCATGTATTCTTCCGGCGTCTGATCCTCCATCCGGATGCCCTGCGCGGAGGTGAACGTTTCCGTCTCGCGGATCATCTGCACGATGTCGGCGTGCCGCGTGATCGACCAGTACCCCTTGCCCTGGTCGAAGTCCGACCAGTGGCAGGGCGCTTCCGCCCGCATCCGCGCGAAGGTGTTGTAGGGCGCGCCGAAGGCGAAGCTGTCGTGCTTGCCCAGGTCGGCGTGCCCGTCGTCTTCAGGAACCCAAATGGTCATAGCTGCGTCTGCGCCTTTGCTGTTTGGTCTTGATTTCGAAATGCCGGGTGCGGCGTCCGGCGATGCGCCGGGCGAAGCGCCCGGAGGACTTTCGCGCAAGGCTGCGCCGGTCGGTCGGCACCCAATCCCGCCAGACCCGCCACAGGGTGCCCGCGACGATCACGACGATCAGCGCGAACAGGATGAAGGCGATGGGCCGGTCGATGAAGTCGAAGGGCGTGTTGACCCGGTTCATCGACGCGCGCAGCTTCACCTCCATGATGCCGCCCAAGACCATCCCCAGCACGATGGGCACGATGGGCAGGTTCAGCCGCTTGAGCACGAAGCCGATCAGCCCGAAAACCGCCGCCACCGCGCAATCCACCGCCGAGTTGCGGATCGAATAGACACCGACGAAACTCAGCAGCAGGATGCACATGCCCAGAAAGCGGTTCGGGATCTTGGTCAGGTAGACGAGCCACCCTGTCGACACCAGCAGGAAGGCCACCACCAGCACGTTCAGCACCAGCAGGGCCAGATAGAGCGCCACGACGAAATCCATCTGGTAGAGGAACAGGCCCGGTCCCGGCACCACGTTGTGCACGTAGAAAACCGACAGCATCATCGCGGTCAGCGCCTCGCCGGGGATGCCCAGCGCCAGCAGCGGGATCATCGCGGCGGCGGGCACCGCGTTGTTGGCGGTCTCCGACGCGATGAGCCCTTCGGAAGATCCCTGCCCGAAGGCTTCCGGCGTCTTCGACAGTTTGCGCGCTGACGTGTAGGACATGAACTGCGCGGTGAACTCGCCCACGCCGGGTATCATGCCCATGACGACGCCGAAGGTGGCGGATACCGTCGCGACGCGCGGATGTCGCGCCAGTTCCCGGAAGCCCTGGAAAAGCGATCCGCGCGACTTGCTCAGGCGCACTTTCTCGTCGTCCATCGTCAGCAGCAGCAGGGCCTGGCTGAGCGCGAAAAGCCCCAGCACCACGACGATCAGGTTCACGCCGCTGGCCAGCCACGTCTGGTCGAAGGTGAAGCGGCGTGTGTATTTCACCGGTTCCAGCCCCACGGTGGACAGGAAGATGCCGAAACCCGTCAGGGCCGCCGCCATCAGCATCTGGCCGCGATGCGCCACGATCACGAGGATGATGCCCAGCAGCGCCGCAAGGAAGATCTCGCGCGAGCCGAACATCGGGGCCACCTTGGCCAGCAGCGGCGACAGCAAGATCAGGCAGACGACCGAAAAGATGCCGCCGAAGAAGCTGGCCGAATAGGCCAGCGACAGCGCGCGCCGCCCTTCGCCTCGCAGCGTCATCGGGAAGCCGTCGTAGGTGGTCAGCGCGTTCACGGCCGTCCCCGGCGTGTTGATGAGGATGGCCGGGATCGCCCCGCCGAACATCGACGATCCGTAAATGCCCAGCAGGACCGTCAGCCCCACGATCGGATCGAGGGAGAACGTCGCCGGCAGAAGGATCGCGATGGCCACCGCGGGGCCGACGCCGGGGATCGCACCGATGGCGACCCCGCCGATGGATCCGACCAGCAGGGCGACGATCACGTCCCAGCGGGCCAGCACGTCCACGGCGGAAAGAAGAAGGTCCATCACAGGTACAGGATGAAGAAGCTGCGCAAGGGAGCGGGCAGCGGTTCATAGATCATGGCGCCGGGGATCTTGACCCCGAGCAGCCCCTTGAAGAGCGCGACCATGCCGATCGCGAAGAAGAACGCGGCCCAGTAGTATCCCGCCCCCCGGTAGCCCAGTCGCCAGACCAGCGTGAAGCCGAACAGGATGCTCATCGGCAGGAAGCCCACGATGGGCACAAGGAACACGTAGGCCATGAACCACAGCACGTATTCCAGCGGCTCCAGCCAGCGCCACACCTCGACCCAGTCGAGCCTGTCGGGACGGCGTCGGCGCATCAGCCAGAAATGCAGGGCAAAGCTGCAGACCATGAGCGCGATGGCCACGCCGGGCCAGAACCGGGGCTGCGCCGCAAGCGAGTCGGAGTCGGCGATCCACTCCGTCTGGGTGGTGATCTGCGACAGCAGCAACAGGGACAGCCCCAGCGCGCCCAGGATGAACGGGGCCTGCCCAGCGACGCGGGTCCTGGCCTGCAGATCGGATTCGATGCTCACATCATGCTCCCGGAAGGAATGGGAGGGGCCGCTGCGGCCCCTCCGGCCGGATCAGTTCAGCGTTTCGCCGATGGTGCTCAACGTGGCCTTGTCCGCCTCGATGATTTCGGCACTTTCGGTGGCGTCCTTCCAGTAGACCAGCGCGCCGGTCTCTTCGGCCACCTTCTGGGCGCGCTCGCTCATGACCGTCTTCTCCGCCACGGCGGCGATCTTGGCACGCACGTCCTCGGGGGTGTCCTTCGTCACGAAGAGCCCGTTCCACAGGGCGATGTCCAGATCACCGTCGACCTCGCCGATGGTGGGGGTCTCGGGGATCTTGCTGATCCGCTCGCCGGTGATGGACACCAGCACCTTGACCTGATCGATGCAGGGCAGGATCAGCTGAAGCGTGGTGTTGATCACGTCCGCATCGCCGGAGGCCAGCGTGTTGCAATCCAGCGCGTCGAAGGCCGCGTCCGCCGCCCAGTCGAAGTCCATCTTCTTGGCCAGCGCCTTGGTCACCTGCGTGGGCGTCAGGACGTCGCCGAAGTGGCCCAGCACGACGTCGTTTTCCTTGGCGTAGGAGGCCAGTTCCTCCATCGACGAATAGGGCGCATTGCCCGAGGTCGCGATGACGAAGGGATAGGTCAGGAAGATGCCGATGGGATCGAACTTTTCCGGGGTGAGTTCCGGAATGTCGATCTCGTGCCCGATCAGCGACACCGCGGGCACGAAGGACCCGATAGTATAGCCGTCCGCCGGTGCGGTCGCCACGTCGATGGCGCCGGGGAACGGGCCACCACCGCCGCCGGGCTTGTTCACCACGGCCGCCGCCACGCCGTATTCCTTCTGGAAATCCTCGGCGATCATGCGCGTCAGCACGTCTTCGAGGTCGCCCGGAGGCCACGGTACGATGAAAGTCACGGGTTTTTCGGGGTACTCGGCAAGCGCGGGGCCAGCCAGGCCCAGCGTCAGCGCCGTGATCGTTGCGGTCAGAACCGTTTTCATGAAGTGCTCCCTGTCGATTTTCTGGATGGTTCATTATACGAACCATTGGTTTGAAATTCTTGACTTTGACGTGTCCCCTGTCAACACTTCTTTTCACGGCACCCTGGCCAAGACCCGGCCGCAGCCGAAAATCGCCCGTTTACGGGGCGCGTGCGCGCCCTGCCCGCTGCCTCAAGGAGCTTTCGATGGATCAAGGCCGAATCGCCGAACTGAGGGACCTTCCCGTGCCCCCTGCCCGCCACCTGATCGACGGTGCGCCGGTCGCCGCCTCGGACGGGGGAGAGATGGAGGTCCGCTCGCCCCTGAACGGCGCGGTGCTGACGCGCATGGCGAAAGGCACCCGTGCCGATGCCGACAGTGCCGTGGCGGCGGCGCGGCGGGCCTTCGACGGCGGTGTCTGGGCCGGGCTGGCCCCCTCGGCGCGCAAGGCGGTGATGCTGAAATGGGCAGACCTGATCGAACGGAACGCGCTGGAGCTTGCCGTGCTGGGCGTGCGCGAGAACGGCACCGAGATCGGCATGGCGCTCAAGGCCGAGCCGATGTCGGCCGCCGCGACCATCCGCTATTACGCCGAAAGCATCGACAAGCTTTACGGTGAAATCGCGCCGACCGCCCCCGGCACGCTGGGGCTTGTGCACCGCGAACCTGCGGGCGTGGTGGGCGCGATCGTGCCGTGGAACTTTCCCCTCATGATCGGGGCATGGAAACTGGGACCGGCGCTTGCGGCGGGTTGCAGCGTCGTGCTGAAACCGGCGGAAACCGCGTCGCTGACCTTGCTGCGCATCGCGGAACTGGCGCTGGAGGCGGGTCTGCCGGACGGCGTGCTGAACGTCGTGACCGGCCCCGGCAGCGACGTGGGCGCGGCGATCGCGGAGTCGATGGACGTGGACGTGCTGGTCTTTACCGGCTCGGGCCCCACGGGGCGGCGGCTGCTGGAGGCATCGGCGCGGTCGAACCTCAAGCGGGTCTATCTGGAACTGGGGGGCAAGTCGCCCAACATCGTCTTTGCCGACGCGCCGGACCTGGACGAGGCGGTCAAGGTCGCGGCGAACGGGATCTTTCGCAACGCGGGCCAGGTCTGCATCGCGGGGTCGCGCCTGCTGGTCGAGCGCAGCATCCACGACACCTTCGTCGAAAAGCTGGCCGCCTTCACCGAAACGATGAAGGTGGGCGACCCGCTCGACCCCGGCACCGCCTGCGGGGCGGTCAATTCGCAGGCGCAGCTTGAACGCAACCTCGCCTTCGTGGAGGAGGCCCGCGCGCAGGGCCGCACCATCG is a genomic window of Sulfitobacter alexandrii containing:
- a CDS encoding tripartite tricarboxylate transporter substrate-binding protein; the protein is MKTVLTATITALTLGLAGPALAEYPEKPVTFIVPWPPGDLEDVLTRMIAEDFQKEYGVAAAVVNKPGGGGGPFPGAIDVATAPADGYTIGSFVPAVSLIGHEIDIPELTPEKFDPIGIFLTYPFVIATSGNAPYSSMEELASYAKENDVVLGHFGDVLTPTQVTKALAKKMDFDWAADAAFDALDCNTLASGDADVINTTLQLILPCIDQVKVLVSITGERISKIPETPTIGEVDGDLDIALWNGLFVTKDTPEDVRAKIAAVAEKTVMSERAQKVAEETGALVYWKDATESAEIIEADKATLSTIGETLN
- a CDS encoding tripartite tricarboxylate transporter permease; its protein translation is MDLLLSAVDVLARWDVIVALLVGSIGGVAIGAIPGVGPAVAIAILLPATFSLDPIVGLTVLLGIYGSSMFGGAIPAILINTPGTAVNALTTYDGFPMTLRGEGRRALSLAYSASFFGGIFSVVCLILLSPLLAKVAPMFGSREIFLAALLGIILVIVAHRGQMLMAAALTGFGIFLSTVGLEPVKYTRRFTFDQTWLASGVNLIVVVLGLFALSQALLLLTMDDEKVRLSKSRGSLFQGFRELARHPRVATVSATFGVVMGMIPGVGEFTAQFMSYTSARKLSKTPEAFGQGSSEGLIASETANNAVPAAAMIPLLALGIPGEALTAMMLSVFYVHNVVPGPGLFLYQMDFVVALYLALLVLNVLVVAFLLVSTGWLVYLTKIPNRFLGMCILLLSFVGVYSIRNSAVDCAVAAVFGLIGFVLKRLNLPIVPIVLGMVLGGIMEVKLRASMNRVNTPFDFIDRPIAFILFALIVVIVAGTLWRVWRDWVPTDRRSLARKSSGRFARRIAGRRTRHFEIKTKQQRRRRSYDHLGS
- a CDS encoding aspartate aminotransferase family protein encodes the protein MKDSNFLKEHNARNLWHPMTHPADSLANPPQIIVGGEGVEITDVDGHRTVDAVGGLWNVNLGYSCAPVKEAISAQLDKLPYYSIFRGTSNDAVIELSQMLKDFFAPDGLSRAFFTSGGSDSMEIALRLARQYHKIRGEAGRVKYLSLKKGYHGTHTLAASVNGNANFRTQYEPLMPGCFHIPAPYTYRNPFNETDPEKLAQLCLAALEDEIAFQGAETIAAFVMEPVLGAGGVIPPHASFMPGVREICDRHGILLIADEVITAFGRTGDWTGSRHWGVKPDMSCTAKAITNGYFPFGAVMISDAIGEVFENDKTGKGAIASGYTYSGHPVGAAAAIACLQETERLQVKDNAAARGTQMFEGLTRLAEKHPLIGDVRGGHGLMSAIELTSDPATKAGVDKKLLATLHQVTYENGAMVRISGSNIILSPPLVVSEGHVDTILDALDAGLSAVA
- a CDS encoding cytochrome P450 → MTIWVPEDDGHADLGKHDSFAFGAPYNTFARMRAEAPCHWSDFDQGKGYWSITRHADIVQMIRETETFTSAQGIRMEDQTPEEYMARRTFQETDGSEHRKVRMKVAKAFSPQVVAGFEDQIRDLCHPILDAALEKGEFCATREIARELPMRMLGQILGTPEEDLPWLVDKGDALMANTDPDFTDHVADKLDTDAYRLMPFNSPAGAELYEYARDLMEKKNAAGDTSGILHLILKPDENGETISETEFRNFFCLLVAAGNDTTRYSIAAGIQALARQPGLLEEMKSGEVWGTAPDEIVRWASPATYFRRTATRDVEVHGQQIRAGDKVLYWFVSANRDEEMFEDPYRLTFARKPNRQLGWGQGGPHVCLGMHLARLEVRVLFEELVKRIKGIEPAGPEAFVRSNFVGGIKRLPVRVTLN
- a CDS encoding glutamine synthetase family protein; this encodes MTDRLRALFVDHLSIPRGKYLPGSKIGDNDTRFARATFGVHYDRDLLLDAPHAMVRDGMPDMELRWRGDDIRQSWEPGTRVVLGDLYDTDGVPLPLCPRGALKRAIADWGRHGLTPKVGIELEAYALQGDEQGRLRPYDAPGGVVYGTGPFADPMRFNDVIWRKAEEMGFHLDMITAEYDSPQFEYTLTFDDALRAVDDIVLFRLMAREIALDHGIILTFLPKPIAETGGSGMHINFSFVDETGRNALATGPKGGPDHLNDLSRGCLAGLVHHHKGLAGLLAPTATSYLRLQPGSLSGYWQNWGGDHRAVTTRVSCEGGAKARLEHRMADASANPYTATAAVLQAARLGYEGKLALPPIETGDGFDRTDAKQGVAPHLRQAARDLEADTVLSEAVGRELVAHQVFMKEREYRKTRDMEPNALLDFYVWFV
- a CDS encoding type 1 glutamine amidotransferase; translated protein: MRIAILVTNTDDSVFAHAWPDDGEKFADLLHIARPDWRCDTFWVCRDSFPDDIAAYDGAMITGSPASVNDRTPWMLRLEELIRDMIAARQPLFGACFGHQVIAAALGAPIVANPAGWGHGLLSVRRGQPTPWAGVEKGFALYGSHMEQVGAVPEGATVVFEGPDCPVAGFALGDTVMTVQHHPEMTHDFMNALVEFYADEVGAEATERARASLTREADQAAFAEEIARFFEHAAARGGAA
- a CDS encoding histidine phosphatase family protein, giving the protein MFRTLILACLLLATAAQANDWEALDQPGAMAIMRHALAPGVGDPDTFALDDCSTQRNLDARGRAQTERIGAAFRERGHSFDKVLTSQWCRTRETAELLDLGPVEDAPPLNSFFRGRGDRGGQTDETLALIVNADGPLMLVTHQVNISALTGRATRSGEVLVFRLVDGVPEVTGSILIAP
- a CDS encoding IclR family transcriptional regulator, translating into MGTITKALELLDHFTKARSEIGLGDFVRLTGRDKATVHRHLTELEQNGFLEQDAISRAYRLGPALLRLTAVREAAFPVRRLLRPIVTELAEDIGELAHASLLQGDMLSSVFHFDPLRHGTQVSFDAAEMLPLHATSSGLAVLAFSGVETTDRVLGQTLRAMTDKTITDPAVLRDMLEEVRKGGISQLDSAFDTEVTSQGAPLFGHHGRVIGALSVAVPRARATPQMMAHITPRLRAAAQAATQSLGGRYPEFTARNGAAKAPSRADQ
- a CDS encoding aldehyde dehydrogenase: MDQGRIAELRDLPVPPARHLIDGAPVAASDGGEMEVRSPLNGAVLTRMAKGTRADADSAVAAARRAFDGGVWAGLAPSARKAVMLKWADLIERNALELAVLGVRENGTEIGMALKAEPMSAAATIRYYAESIDKLYGEIAPTAPGTLGLVHREPAGVVGAIVPWNFPLMIGAWKLGPALAAGCSVVLKPAETASLTLLRIAELALEAGLPDGVLNVVTGPGSDVGAAIAESMDVDVLVFTGSGPTGRRLLEASARSNLKRVYLELGGKSPNIVFADAPDLDEAVKVAANGIFRNAGQVCIAGSRLLVERSIHDTFVEKLAAFTETMKVGDPLDPGTACGAVNSQAQLERNLAFVEEARAQGRTIATGGSRILTETGGYFMAPTVVTGVQPDDRIVREEVFGPVLAVQAFDTEDEAVALANGTDYGLAAAVWTADLSRAHRMVRRIRAGLVHVNTYGGSDLTVPLGGVGQSGNGHDKSLHAFDKYLDLKTAWIKL
- a CDS encoding tripartite tricarboxylate transporter TctB family protein, translated to MSIESDLQARTRVAGQAPFILGALGLSLLLLSQITTQTEWIADSDSLAAQPRFWPGVAIALMVCSFALHFWLMRRRRPDRLDWVEVWRWLEPLEYVLWFMAYVFLVPIVGFLPMSILFGFTLVWRLGYRGAGYYWAAFFFAIGMVALFKGLLGVKIPGAMIYEPLPAPLRSFFILYL